ACGAGGCGCTGCTCCGCGCGCTCGCGGCGCCCTCTTCCGGCCATCTCTGGATGCTGCTGTGGCAGGGACGGACCGGCTCGCCCGACGCCCAGTACGGGACGATGGAGGTCGGCGGCTTCCCGTACGCCCCCTGTGTGACGTCCGCGCAGGAGCTGTCGGCCAGCGGCTGGAACCGTTCCTACGAGGTGGTCGACGGCCTTGAGGCGGCCCGCGCCCTCTACCCCGACCACTACGGCCTGTGGCTCAATCCGCACGCCCCCGGCGGCGGCGTCGGCGTCCCCTGGCTGGATCTGCGCCGGATCGCCACGGGGCTGGACAGGCAGCCGGCCGGACCGCTGCGGATGAGTGAACCGGCCATCGAGATCCCGCAGTTCTACGCCCTGCTCACGCAGAACGCGCACCGCACCCCCGCGGTGCGCGCGCTGCGCCGCGCCTGGGTGCAGCCCGCGCTCGGCGCGCCGTACCTCGCCATCGGCCTGGACGTCTACGAGGCCTCGCCGCCCGCGGTGGACGCGGTGCGCACGATGATGCGGCAGTCGGTCGTCGCCGTGCCGGACGGGCTGCCCGTCTCCACCGTCGCGCTCTCCGACCCGCACGATCCCGTCGCGATGTGGCTGCGCGCCCGGGCCCGGCCGTTCTACGACCGCGAGGCCCACGCCCCGGCCGGTGCGCCCGCCTCCGGCTACGGCTACCCGCACACGCCCGGATACTGAGACACGCGTACGCTGCCGCGTGAAGGCTGCTCATCGTACCTTCACGTTAACTCCGTGTTTCTTCGCGCGTAGATGGCAACGGAAGGATCGGTTCCGTTCGGCTATCGGGTCCCATGCCCCAATTGCCCCTCGTCCGGCTCCCGTTACCCACTGTCCGCATAACGGAACACCTCAAAGAGCATCACGGTTGCGCATCCATTCACCGTCAACCCTGGCAACAGATCGCCGGAGCGTTGAAGACTCCCGCACCAGGGGAGCGTTCGCTCCCGTGTACGACGGACTGATCACGCCGCTACGAGCGGCAAGTGCGGGCCGGCTACCGCCGGTTGAGAGGGGTCCCTGCCAGATGACGGCACCATTGCACGAGCCGACCGCGGAAGCGGCTCCGAGTGCGGCCGAGGAAGCGGCGGTTCAAGGCGCCGGTACGAAGGCCGTACAGGGGCGTTCCCTGGGCCGGATCGCCTGGGAGCGCCTGAAGCGGGACAAGCTCGCCCTGACGGGGGGCGTCGTCGTACTCCTGCTGATCCTGGTCGCGATCTTCGCTCCGCTGCTGGCCGGGCAGGACCCCGACGCCTACCACGAGAACCTGATCGACCCGCTGTTCGGCACCCCCACCGGGTCCCTGGGCGGCATCAGCGGCGACCACCTCCTCGGTGTCGAGCCCGTCAACGGCCGCGACATCTTCGCCCGCATCATCTACGGCTCCCGGATCTCGCTCCTCGTCGGCTTCCTGTCGGCCCTGGTGGCCGTGGTCCTCGGCACCGTCCTCGGCATCCTCGCCGGCTTCTTCGGCGGCTGGGTCGACGCCGTCGTCAGCCGCGTCATGGACGGTCTGCTCGCCTTCCCGCAGCTGCTGTTCATCATCGCCCTGGTCTCGGTGATGCCGAACAACATGCTGGGCCTGTCCGGCACCGGCGTG
The DNA window shown above is from Streptomyces sp. NBC_00670 and carries:
- a CDS encoding enhanced serine sensitivity protein SseB C-terminal domain-containing protein; this translates as MSASGTAAAGQVEHMLRQVTPGRYDAYEALLRALAAPSSGHLWMLLWQGRTGSPDAQYGTMEVGGFPYAPCVTSAQELSASGWNRSYEVVDGLEAARALYPDHYGLWLNPHAPGGGVGVPWLDLRRIATGLDRQPAGPLRMSEPAIEIPQFYALLTQNAHRTPAVRALRRAWVQPALGAPYLAIGLDVYEASPPAVDAVRTMMRQSVVAVPDGLPVSTVALSDPHDPVAMWLRARARPFYDREAHAPAGAPASGYGYPHTPGY
- a CDS encoding ABC transporter permease is translated as MTAPLHEPTAEAAPSAAEEAAVQGAGTKAVQGRSLGRIAWERLKRDKLALTGGVVVLLLILVAIFAPLLAGQDPDAYHENLIDPLFGTPTGSLGGISGDHLLGVEPVNGRDIFARIIYGSRISLLVGFLSALVAVVLGTVLGILAGFFGGWVDAVVSRVMDGLLAFPQLLFIIALVSVMPNNMLGLSGTGVRVFVMILVIGFFGWPYIGRVVRGQTLSMREREYVEAARSLGAGRFYILFKELLPNLVAPIIVYTTMMIPTNILTEAALSFLGVGVKPPTSSWGQMLSTAIDYYESDPMFMVVPGVAIFITVLAFNLFGDGVRDALDPKGSR